Proteins from a single region of Aureibacter tunicatorum:
- a CDS encoding DUF5723 family protein: MKRILFVIIFLTSISLGDLYAQYDFSLYDLGNFTPQANGLNPSFFPEKRFYIGFPAVSSVNLSMTNGFSFNQFFRKNDQGEFVIDLNYLADNLAENNYLRNSIELEVFSFGYQVKKNFFNIGLKARFQNDFDMPDGIINEILDGNGNIGLVEFEGLSQHGFQPDDGKSDLREIGSESLQINSITFAEVGLGYGRKVNDRLTLGVKVKFLKGMVNVESNNLQGALATNLSESRLSISTDAGAELKTTGVMALINDDNSNYSNFFDYAIKNKNYGFAFDFGASYQVNDYLHVSGSIIDLGFIHWKDDVENHQVNQINYTLDGNEFSDILSFEGGEDKIEDRLEDELDVLDSTFRVKAIDRSYRSTLASKMYLNGTFTLERHSVGLTFAGTYNQNDFNPGFSLLYFYQINELLKAGGTVGYVNEGIHNVGIAVALNLGPVQLYTTTDNLFGIVNVNNAKSANVHFGINLLFGKDPNKEDDE; this comes from the coding sequence ATGAAAAGAATTTTATTTGTAATAATATTTTTGACGAGTATTTCCTTGGGAGATTTGTATGCCCAGTATGACTTTAGTTTATATGATTTAGGTAATTTTACACCGCAAGCAAATGGCTTAAATCCTTCATTTTTCCCGGAAAAAAGGTTTTATATTGGTTTTCCTGCCGTTTCAAGTGTGAATTTAAGCATGACCAATGGGTTTTCTTTTAATCAGTTTTTTCGGAAAAATGATCAAGGAGAGTTCGTTATCGATTTGAATTACTTGGCAGATAACCTTGCTGAAAATAATTATTTGCGTAACTCAATTGAATTAGAGGTTTTTAGTTTCGGCTATCAAGTGAAAAAGAATTTTTTTAATATAGGCTTGAAGGCCAGGTTTCAAAATGATTTTGACATGCCCGATGGAATAATTAATGAAATTTTGGATGGTAACGGAAACATCGGTTTAGTGGAATTTGAAGGTTTGTCGCAACATGGATTTCAACCAGATGACGGCAAAAGTGACCTTAGAGAGATTGGCTCCGAAAGCTTGCAAATAAATTCGATTACTTTCGCTGAAGTAGGTTTGGGTTATGGACGCAAAGTGAATGATAGGTTGACTTTAGGAGTAAAAGTGAAATTTCTGAAAGGAATGGTTAATGTTGAGTCGAATAATTTGCAGGGAGCTCTTGCGACAAATTTATCTGAAAGTAGGTTGAGTATTTCTACAGATGCGGGAGCTGAACTGAAGACGACAGGAGTGATGGCCCTGATTAATGATGACAATAGCAATTATTCCAATTTTTTCGATTATGCGATTAAGAATAAGAATTATGGGTTTGCATTCGATTTTGGAGCGAGTTATCAAGTAAATGATTACTTGCATGTTAGCGGATCAATTATAGATTTAGGCTTTATACATTGGAAAGACGATGTGGAAAATCATCAGGTGAATCAAATTAATTATACATTGGATGGAAATGAGTTTTCGGATATTTTATCTTTTGAAGGAGGGGAAGACAAAATAGAGGATCGTTTGGAAGATGAGTTGGATGTATTGGATTCCACATTTCGGGTAAAAGCTATAGATAGGAGTTATAGAAGTACCTTGGCGTCGAAAATGTATTTGAACGGAACATTTACTTTGGAGAGGCACTCTGTGGGTTTGACTTTTGCTGGAACGTATAATCAGAATGATTTCAATCCTGGATTTAGTTTATTGTACTTTTATCAGATAAATGAATTGTTAAAAGCTGGGGGAACAGTAGGTTATGTTAATGAAGGAATTCATAATGTTGGTATTGCAGTTGCTTTGAATTTAGGCCCTGTTCAATTGTACACTACAACGGACAACCTCTTTGGTATTGTCAATGTGAATAATGCCAAATCGGCAAATGTTCACTTCGGGATCAACTTGCTCTTTGGAAAAGATCCGAATAAGGAAGATGATGAATAA
- a CDS encoding PadR family transcriptional regulator — protein sequence MKIENTKAQMRKGILEFCILKIISRGEVYASDMLTELKDAKIMVVEGTLYPLLTRLRKGGLLDYSWKESSSGPPRKYYELTEKGFQFLEMMSSTWHELKESTDLILNTKA from the coding sequence ATGAAAATAGAAAACACCAAAGCACAAATGCGAAAAGGTATATTGGAATTCTGCATACTCAAAATCATTTCCAGAGGTGAAGTATATGCTTCTGATATGCTGACAGAACTTAAAGACGCTAAAATAATGGTCGTGGAAGGGACCCTTTACCCTCTGCTTACCAGACTAAGAAAAGGCGGACTGCTCGACTACAGCTGGAAAGAATCCTCTTCTGGCCCGCCGAGAAAATATTATGAACTAACGGAAAAAGGTTTCCAATTTTTAGAAATGATGTCATCCACTTGGCATGAACTTAAAGAATCGACAGACCTTATACTCAACACCAAAGCCTAA
- a CDS encoding PspC domain-containing protein: protein MKKNISINISGIIFHIEEDGFEKLQKYLKEIRKYFSTFEDNEEIIDDIENRIAEVFLTKLDKNKQVISLEDVEEIISMMGSIEDFKEVEDQPFIEENEEEKVHNTPPSNKKLYRDTQRKLLAGVLAGLGHYFKVDSIWLRLIFLCLAFGIFWFPPIFFGLFISYIIMWIIVPAKDDLEEQKFNRKLFRDPNNKIISGSASGIASYLGVDAIVIRLVFILSFFLGGTGILIYIIIWSITPKAKSFSDRVQMKGEPITLSNIENSIKSKLETDEKEESVLAKIILLPFRVLSSVFEYLGKHMKPLLIFLKDAISIITGVVFILVGVVTFCMSIIFLLIVVGLVNFDFGTFPAALFIHSFPIGIYFFTIMIMIPPLAYLIILGLVLIKNDLKIKSGIHWALLSLFCIGIIGSVVVSTQIATSFSQIETAKSEETLNLNGEIIMINSNKINGYKAHQVNDLQIEGYNGKSIKIIELKESHGKNKEMAMLRAGDISYSYTINDSTLTLDDSYFFKPESKFRDQKLRLRLFIPYDQKFTIDEDLDNILDKNILYRFGYDENMLDNNVWYFDKQNDLVCQSCNLSQGNLNTESLKDIIFEEIIIDGNLDISSTIGNNLGIEISNEIRNKLDIAQSDEILYLSNPNKGRINADINIPTGVKKIILEGKATLNANFENVDKIELILNGHSQLIASNIDAKKIELELYDNSKATLSGKTVDLEIEGNENSTISAKELISSNIEIELTESAKAEISPEEKLSAKTYNNSLINYWGSPKNINTNIKGNSEVNKKD from the coding sequence ATGAAAAAAAACATAAGCATAAATATTAGTGGAATAATATTCCATATCGAAGAAGACGGATTCGAAAAGCTTCAAAAATACCTCAAAGAAATTCGAAAATATTTCTCAACTTTTGAAGACAATGAAGAAATCATTGACGATATCGAAAATAGAATCGCTGAAGTATTTCTTACCAAACTTGACAAAAACAAACAAGTAATATCACTTGAGGATGTCGAGGAAATAATTTCTATGATGGGCAGTATTGAAGACTTCAAAGAAGTTGAGGACCAGCCATTTATAGAAGAAAATGAAGAAGAAAAAGTCCATAACACGCCCCCTTCAAACAAAAAATTATACAGAGATACTCAAAGAAAGCTATTGGCAGGCGTTCTTGCAGGTCTTGGGCATTACTTCAAAGTAGACAGTATTTGGCTAAGGCTAATATTCCTGTGCCTAGCCTTCGGTATTTTTTGGTTTCCACCTATTTTCTTCGGATTGTTTATCTCATACATCATCATGTGGATCATTGTCCCGGCTAAAGATGACTTGGAAGAACAAAAATTCAACCGCAAACTATTTAGAGATCCAAACAATAAGATTATCAGCGGATCGGCGAGCGGTATTGCTTCATATTTAGGCGTTGATGCTATTGTAATTCGATTGGTATTTATACTTTCTTTCTTTCTTGGTGGAACTGGCATATTGATTTATATCATTATATGGTCCATCACACCCAAGGCTAAATCATTCAGTGACAGAGTCCAGATGAAAGGAGAACCTATAACACTTTCAAATATTGAAAATTCTATCAAGTCAAAACTTGAAACCGATGAAAAAGAGGAGTCTGTTCTTGCGAAAATAATATTGCTTCCTTTCAGAGTGCTTTCATCTGTATTTGAATATCTTGGCAAGCATATGAAACCGCTTTTAATCTTCTTAAAAGATGCCATCAGTATAATCACAGGTGTAGTATTTATTCTTGTTGGAGTCGTGACTTTTTGCATGAGCATAATATTCCTGCTAATTGTAGTAGGCCTAGTAAATTTTGATTTTGGAACTTTTCCAGCGGCACTGTTCATTCATAGCTTCCCGATTGGAATCTACTTCTTCACTATAATGATTATGATTCCGCCATTGGCATATTTAATCATACTCGGGCTAGTGTTAATCAAAAATGATTTAAAAATAAAGTCAGGAATCCATTGGGCATTGCTAAGTCTTTTCTGCATCGGAATAATCGGAAGCGTGGTTGTATCAACTCAAATAGCTACTTCATTTAGCCAAATTGAAACGGCAAAGTCCGAAGAGACATTGAATTTGAATGGTGAAATCATCATGATTAATAGCAATAAAATCAATGGCTATAAAGCTCATCAAGTAAATGATCTTCAAATTGAAGGCTATAATGGAAAGTCCATAAAAATCATTGAACTAAAAGAATCCCATGGCAAAAACAAAGAAATGGCAATGCTCAGAGCCGGAGACATCTCCTACTCTTATACAATAAATGACTCTACTTTGACTTTGGATGACTCTTATTTCTTCAAGCCTGAGTCAAAGTTTAGAGATCAAAAGCTTCGCTTGAGACTTTTCATCCCATATGACCAAAAATTCACTATTGACGAAGACCTAGACAATATACTAGATAAGAATATTTTATACAGATTTGGCTACGACGAAAATATGCTGGATAATAATGTATGGTATTTTGACAAGCAAAATGATCTGGTTTGTCAATCATGCAATTTGTCTCAAGGAAATCTCAATACAGAGAGCCTGAAAGACATAATCTTTGAAGAAATTATCATCGATGGGAATCTCGATATTTCATCTACAATCGGGAATAACTTAGGAATCGAAATTTCAAATGAAATTCGCAACAAACTCGATATCGCTCAAAGCGATGAAATTTTATACTTGTCAAACCCTAACAAGGGTCGAATAAACGCTGATATAAATATCCCAACAGGTGTCAAAAAAATCATTCTAGAAGGAAAAGCGACGCTCAACGCTAACTTTGAAAATGTAGACAAAATTGAACTTATCTTAAATGGACACTCTCAATTAATCGCTTCAAATATTGACGCTAAAAAAATAGAGCTAGAGCTTTACGATAATTCCAAAGCAACATTGTCAGGCAAAACCGTGGACTTGGAAATAGAAGGCAATGAAAATTCCACAATATCAGCCAAAGAGCTTATTAGCTCAAATATCGAAATAGAACTTACAGAATCAGCTAAAGCCGAAATCAGCCCTGAAGAAAAGCTCAGTGCCAAAACTTATAACAACAGCTTAATAAACTATTGGGGATCTCCAAAAAATATCAACACCAATATCAAAGGAAACAGTGAAGTAAATAAAAAAGATTAA
- a CDS encoding DNA mismatch endonuclease Vsr, which translates to MTDTISKSSRSRLMSKIRSKNTKPELVVRKKLHSMGFRFNLYGRYKNTTLPGKPDIVLPRYKTVIFINGCFWHGHQNCKNFRLPKSNVFYWKKKIRNNILRDKKNYASLIELGWKVLIIWECELKKSIAEKNIQALTLKILNK; encoded by the coding sequence TTGACAGATACCATATCTAAATCATCTCGATCGAGATTAATGTCTAAAATCAGATCGAAAAACACAAAGCCAGAGCTAGTTGTAAGAAAAAAACTACATTCGATGGGCTTTAGATTCAACCTATACGGAAGGTACAAAAATACCACTCTGCCCGGCAAGCCGGACATTGTCCTGCCTAGGTATAAAACTGTTATATTCATCAATGGATGCTTCTGGCATGGCCATCAAAATTGCAAGAATTTCAGACTGCCAAAGTCCAATGTATTTTACTGGAAAAAGAAAATCCGAAACAACATCTTGCGTGATAAGAAAAACTATGCCTCACTAATAGAGCTAGGCTGGAAAGTCCTTATCATTTGGGAATGCGAATTGAAGAAAAGCATTGCGGAAAAGAACATCCAGGCTTTAACATTGAAGATTTTAAACAAATAA
- a CDS encoding Bax inhibitor-1/YccA family protein yields the protein MNITKTSNPVFRSLENRSTISQGQGVMSAQGAATKAILLSLIIVVCAMYTFAQTLQGANMGGLAMMGAIGGFLLALVTAFKMEWARFTAPIYAVFEGLFLGAVSGVFERSYPGIAIEAVMGTMGTLLTMLIIYKMGLVKVTNKFRMGVFAATGGIFLVYLFSWILSLFGVHSGFLYSGSLFSIGFTIFAIIIAALNLVLDFDFIVRGEESGLPKYMEWYGAFGLMVTLVWLYIEILNLLAMLAQRD from the coding sequence ATGAATATTACCAAAACATCAAATCCAGTATTTAGAAGTCTGGAAAACCGATCTACAATTTCTCAAGGCCAAGGTGTGATGAGTGCTCAGGGAGCGGCAACTAAAGCGATTCTGTTGTCGCTGATTATCGTTGTATGCGCGATGTATACTTTTGCTCAGACATTGCAAGGGGCTAATATGGGAGGTTTGGCGATGATGGGGGCTATTGGTGGATTTTTGTTGGCTTTGGTAACAGCATTCAAAATGGAGTGGGCTAGATTCACTGCCCCAATTTATGCTGTATTCGAAGGATTATTTTTAGGCGCTGTATCAGGGGTCTTTGAGAGGTCATATCCAGGCATTGCTATTGAGGCAGTGATGGGAACTATGGGGACATTATTAACTATGTTGATCATTTATAAAATGGGCTTGGTAAAAGTGACGAATAAATTTCGAATGGGAGTGTTCGCCGCAACAGGAGGTATTTTTTTGGTGTATCTTTTCTCATGGATTTTGAGTTTGTTTGGAGTGCATTCGGGTTTTTTGTATAGCGGAAGTCTATTTAGTATTGGTTTTACTATTTTTGCGATTATTATCGCAGCGTTGAATCTTGTTTTGGATTTTGATTTTATCGTCAGAGGGGAAGAGTCGGGTTTGCCAAAATATATGGAATGGTATGGAGCTTTTGGCCTTATGGTTACTTTAGTGTGGTTGTATATTGAAATATTGAATTTATTGGCAATGCTGGCGCAAAGAGATTAA
- the xseA gene encoding exodeoxyribonuclease VII large subunit, which translates to MENIKLSDLTNIVKKTINKNLSLSYWVIAEVSQISLNASGHCYLELVEKENNQIKAKIRANIWAFTYRKIISWFEQSTGNRLQVGMKILANANVDFHPVFGLSLTINDIDPSYTLGEKAKEKLAIINALQKDGIMDMNKDLELPTVLQNIAVISSNTAAGFEDFQNQLLGNSQGLKFNISHFPSIMQGEKAENSIIQALYAIHDEIDQFDCVAIIRGGGSKIDLDCYDTYNLAAHIAQFPIPVLTGIGHDRDESIADMVAHTSFKTPTAVSAFIIEKSVEFDGMLNYYFQKILESTQQRLSAENLKLTKLSQNIKIYSTDRLHFESNKLRSIGNRISASSSKRIFTKNQEFEAIFEKIKFKTLSRIEREKHKLDMQYKTIALLHPNRIMERGYSITLLNGKVINNNSKINIGDNIETIVKDIKISSKITNTETYGN; encoded by the coding sequence ATGGAAAATATAAAACTTAGCGACTTAACAAACATTGTCAAAAAAACTATCAATAAAAATCTCTCACTGTCCTACTGGGTCATTGCTGAAGTTAGTCAAATAAGCCTAAATGCTTCAGGACATTGTTACCTAGAGCTAGTTGAGAAAGAGAATAATCAAATCAAAGCCAAAATCAGAGCCAATATATGGGCTTTTACATACCGTAAAATAATTAGTTGGTTTGAGCAATCAACCGGAAACAGATTGCAAGTCGGCATGAAAATCCTTGCTAATGCGAATGTCGATTTCCATCCAGTATTTGGCTTAAGCCTAACAATCAACGACATAGACCCAAGCTATACACTAGGCGAAAAAGCCAAGGAAAAACTTGCTATTATCAATGCCCTGCAAAAAGATGGGATCATGGATATGAACAAGGACTTGGAATTGCCTACGGTACTGCAAAATATCGCGGTAATCAGTTCAAATACAGCAGCGGGTTTTGAAGATTTTCAAAATCAATTGCTGGGCAATTCACAAGGACTAAAATTCAACATTTCCCATTTCCCCTCCATTATGCAAGGAGAAAAGGCTGAAAACAGCATCATACAAGCCTTGTATGCGATTCATGATGAGATTGATCAATTTGATTGCGTAGCTATCATTAGAGGCGGAGGTTCTAAAATAGACTTGGACTGCTATGACACTTACAACTTAGCGGCTCACATAGCACAGTTCCCTATCCCTGTTTTGACAGGCATAGGACATGACAGGGACGAATCAATAGCCGATATGGTAGCTCATACATCTTTTAAAACACCTACAGCTGTTTCTGCATTCATAATTGAAAAATCAGTGGAGTTTGACGGAATGTTGAACTATTATTTTCAAAAAATTCTGGAAAGCACACAGCAGCGATTAAGCGCTGAAAATTTAAAACTAACTAAGCTAAGCCAAAATATCAAAATATATTCGACTGACAGACTTCACTTCGAAAGCAATAAGCTTCGCTCTATTGGAAACAGAATTTCAGCAAGCTCCAGCAAGCGCATATTTACTAAAAACCAAGAATTCGAAGCCATTTTTGAGAAAATAAAGTTTAAAACGCTCTCAAGAATAGAACGCGAGAAGCACAAATTGGATATGCAATACAAAACCATTGCCTTATTGCATCCAAATAGAATAATGGAAAGAGGATATTCCATCACTTTGCTTAATGGGAAAGTCATTAACAACAATTCGAAAATCAACATTGGCGATAATATTGAGACAATTGTCAAAGACATAAAAATTAGCAGTAAAATAACGAATACCGAAACATATGGAAATTGA
- the xseB gene encoding exodeoxyribonuclease VII small subunit, with amino-acid sequence MEIENLSYKEAMKKLESILEKVENPETDLDELLSLIEEAGKLMEYCKGKLQNTEEKINKSIEKLN; translated from the coding sequence ATGGAAATTGAAAATCTATCGTATAAAGAAGCGATGAAAAAATTAGAATCGATTTTGGAAAAGGTAGAAAACCCTGAAACCGATCTTGATGAACTGCTGTCTCTAATAGAGGAAGCGGGAAAACTAATGGAGTATTGCAAAGGCAAACTTCAGAATACTGAAGAAAAAATTAACAAATCAATCGAAAAACTAAACTAA
- the dinB gene encoding DNA polymerase IV — protein MNDRKIIHIDMDAFYASVEELNDPSLKNKPIAVGGTSKRGVLATANYEARKYGVRSAMPTHLALKKCPHLILVKPHFDQYKKISLQIRDIFYSYTDLVEPLSLDEAFLDVTSPKRGPHSATLIAENIRKEIFKETGLTASAGVSNCKFVAKVASDYNKPNGITIVPPHEIESFIEDLDIEKFFGVGKATAKKMHANNIFKGKDIKSYSLNQLTKLFGKTGLFFYNISRGIDERPVVPHRTRKSLGAERTFEENKFELNALLHSLDKISDEVWSRATKQNISGKTITVKIKYADFTQVTRSKTFNHTIRSSDELYHIAKDIMSDNFNENLQIRLLGITLSKLEGITIIKAGTQLSIDFNVF, from the coding sequence ATGAACGACAGAAAAATCATTCACATTGACATGGACGCTTTTTACGCATCTGTAGAAGAGTTGAATGATCCTTCTTTAAAAAACAAACCTATCGCTGTAGGGGGAACGTCCAAAAGAGGCGTTCTTGCTACAGCCAATTATGAAGCCCGAAAATATGGAGTGAGATCCGCTATGCCTACGCACTTAGCTCTCAAGAAATGTCCTCATCTTATTCTTGTCAAGCCGCATTTTGACCAATACAAAAAGATTTCTCTACAAATACGAGATATTTTCTACAGCTATACTGATTTGGTGGAACCTCTCAGTCTTGACGAAGCTTTTTTAGATGTAACCTCTCCCAAAAGGGGGCCTCATTCAGCGACACTGATCGCTGAGAATATTCGTAAAGAAATTTTCAAGGAAACAGGCCTTACGGCATCAGCTGGAGTATCAAATTGCAAATTTGTAGCGAAAGTTGCTTCCGATTACAACAAGCCTAATGGAATCACTATTGTCCCTCCCCATGAAATTGAAAGCTTTATTGAAGATCTAGACATCGAAAAATTCTTTGGGGTGGGCAAAGCAACTGCAAAAAAAATGCACGCCAACAATATTTTCAAAGGCAAAGACATCAAATCCTACTCTCTTAATCAACTAACAAAACTATTTGGTAAGACTGGACTTTTCTTTTACAATATATCCAGAGGCATTGATGAAAGGCCTGTTGTTCCGCATAGGACAAGAAAATCGTTAGGAGCTGAAAGAACCTTTGAAGAAAATAAATTTGAACTGAATGCTCTTTTGCATTCCTTGGATAAAATCAGCGATGAAGTCTGGTCAAGAGCCACTAAGCAAAACATTTCAGGAAAGACAATCACTGTTAAAATCAAATACGCCGACTTCACACAAGTGACTCGCAGCAAAACCTTCAACCACACAATACGTTCTTCAGATGAGCTTTATCATATCGCCAAAGATATCATGAGCGATAATTTCAATGAAAATTTGCAAATAAGACTACTAGGCATAACACTTTCGAAATTGGAAGGTATAACAATTATCAAGGCTGGGACACAACTGTCTATAGATTTTAACGTTTTTTAA
- the gshAB gene encoding bifunctional glutamate--cysteine ligase GshA/glutathione synthetase GshB — MNLKKMDCGKIKLTQLLEGEFGIEKENVRVKENGEMSLTVHPKSLGDKLTHPYITTDFSESQVEMISPVQENIDEAVGFIKTIHEIVDASLEKGEYLWPQSMPPILPEDENLIPIASYGENGRELESYREHLSAIYGKRKQLVSGVHFNYSLSENVMKVLYQSNTNLVEDYDAFKERVYMKIAANYMKNHWFLVALLGASPALHSSYYKYICKCDDIVNYGKTCYAENATSFRVGRCGYRNEKEFILDYTSFNNYKNSINKLIEDKVINFAKENYSALRIKENSQEKITHLEVRHIDLDPFEASGLSEINLKMVHLLLIYGLLEDDSHYDVTHQKISHHNQVTAADFGLDGRVRMFDENGNSISLQKYLESFYQKLKRKLSVEDLPDDYASAMKEMKRLVEHSESRLSAKILKEMNNTDDYVNWHMSMAQKHRMSVKGKNYNFHGKMDMELSTQLLMREAVKRGVSIELIDRPENFIRLEKFGHEEYVVQATKTSLDNYSSILMMENKVVTKKVLEKSGIQVPKGDSFFDMEKAKSYFQLIKGSSIVVKPKSTNFGLGISILKSNDSVEDYERAVEIAFEHDDTILVEEFVTGREFRIFVIEDEVVGILHRVPANVKGDGLHTIAELVDLKNQDPLRGKGYKTPLEKIAKGEAEAMFLKSQGLDFDSIPEEGQVVYLRENSNISTGGDSIDFTDDIHQSYKDIAVKAMKALNVKITGLDMMIDNIAEPATSDNYSIIELNFNPAIHIHCHPFKGKNRKLNEKIMNALGY, encoded by the coding sequence TTGAATTTAAAGAAAATGGACTGCGGGAAGATAAAGCTAACTCAATTGCTGGAAGGAGAGTTTGGCATTGAGAAAGAAAATGTAAGAGTAAAAGAGAATGGTGAAATGTCCTTGACTGTTCACCCGAAATCTTTGGGGGATAAATTAACGCATCCTTATATCACTACGGATTTTTCGGAGAGTCAGGTGGAGATGATTTCACCAGTGCAAGAAAACATTGATGAAGCGGTTGGCTTTATCAAGACGATTCATGAGATCGTCGACGCCTCTTTGGAAAAGGGAGAGTATTTGTGGCCTCAAAGCATGCCGCCCATTTTGCCGGAAGATGAAAATCTTATTCCCATTGCAAGCTATGGTGAAAATGGCAGAGAATTGGAGTCTTATCGAGAACATTTGTCAGCGATATATGGGAAAAGAAAGCAGTTAGTTTCTGGAGTGCACTTTAATTATTCATTGAGCGAGAATGTGATGAAGGTGCTGTATCAGTCCAATACTAATTTAGTGGAGGATTATGATGCGTTCAAGGAAAGAGTGTACATGAAAATCGCTGCGAACTACATGAAAAACCATTGGTTTTTAGTGGCATTGCTTGGCGCTAGTCCTGCGCTTCATTCTTCCTATTATAAGTATATCTGCAAATGCGATGATATTGTCAATTATGGCAAAACATGTTATGCTGAAAATGCGACATCTTTTAGAGTTGGCAGATGCGGATATAGAAATGAAAAAGAATTTATATTAGATTATACTAGTTTCAATAATTATAAAAATAGCATTAACAAGTTGATTGAAGACAAAGTCATCAACTTCGCTAAGGAAAACTATTCAGCTTTAAGAATTAAAGAAAATTCTCAAGAGAAAATTACGCATCTAGAAGTTAGACATATAGATTTGGACCCTTTCGAAGCTTCGGGTTTATCTGAGATTAATTTGAAAATGGTTCATTTGCTTTTAATTTATGGATTGCTTGAAGATGATAGTCATTATGATGTAACACATCAGAAAATTTCCCATCACAATCAAGTAACTGCTGCTGATTTTGGTCTAGACGGAAGAGTGAGGATGTTTGATGAGAATGGCAATTCAATTAGTTTGCAAAAATACTTGGAGTCTTTTTATCAAAAATTAAAAAGAAAACTTTCTGTTGAAGATTTGCCTGATGATTATGCGTCAGCGATGAAAGAAATGAAGAGGTTGGTAGAGCATTCTGAGTCAAGATTGTCTGCCAAAATACTCAAGGAAATGAACAACACGGATGATTATGTGAATTGGCATATGTCCATGGCTCAAAAGCATAGAATGTCAGTAAAAGGCAAAAATTATAATTTCCATGGTAAAATGGATATGGAATTATCCACTCAATTATTGATGCGAGAGGCAGTGAAAAGAGGTGTGTCCATAGAGCTCATTGACAGGCCTGAAAACTTTATCAGACTTGAGAAATTCGGCCATGAAGAATATGTTGTGCAAGCGACAAAAACGTCATTGGATAATTACAGCAGTATCTTAATGATGGAGAATAAGGTGGTGACTAAGAAAGTGCTTGAAAAGTCAGGCATACAAGTCCCAAAAGGTGACAGCTTCTTTGATATGGAAAAAGCCAAGTCGTATTTTCAACTTATAAAAGGCAGTTCGATTGTCGTTAAGCCTAAATCAACCAATTTTGGATTAGGAATAAGCATTTTGAAGTCCAATGATTCGGTAGAGGATTATGAAAGAGCTGTGGAAATAGCATTTGAACATGATGACACCATTTTAGTAGAAGAGTTTGTCACAGGGCGAGAGTTTAGAATTTTCGTCATAGAGGATGAAGTGGTTGGAATACTGCATCGCGTGCCCGCAAACGTCAAGGGAGATGGGTTGCATACAATTGCGGAATTGGTGGATTTAAAGAACCAAGATCCTTTGAGGGGAAAAGGGTATAAGACTCCTTTGGAAAAAATTGCCAAAGGAGAAGCTGAGGCTATGTTCCTAAAGTCCCAAGGTTTGGATTTTGATTCTATTCCTGAAGAAGGGCAAGTTGTTTATTTAAGGGAGAATTCAAATATCAGTACTGGCGGCGATAGTATTGATTTTACGGATGATATTCATCAATCTTATAAAGATATTGCAGTAAAGGCAATGAAAGCATTGAATGTCAAAATTACGGGCTTGGATATGATGATTGATAATATTGCTGAACCAGCTACATCAGATAACTACAGTATCATTGAGCTGAATTTCAATCCTGCTATCCATATTCATTGCCACCCTTTCAAAGGAAAAAATAGAAAACTGAATGAGAAAATTATGAATGCTTTAGGTTATTAA